TCTCCACCGCCGCGTCGCCGGCGATGAACCGCACGTTCCCGATGCCATTGCGGGCCGCGTTCTCCCGGGCGTCCGCCACCGCCTCCTCCACCCACTCGATGCCGACGACCTCCCGGCACCGGCGCGCCAGGAACAGCGAGATCGTGCCGATGCCGCAGTAGAGGTCGATCACCGTCTCCGAACCGGTGAGGCCGGCGTACTCCAGGGCCTTGTCGTACAGCACCTCGGTCTGCGCCGGGTTCACCTGGAAGAAGGAGACGGGGGAGATGCTGAACTGCAGGTCGCCGATGTAGTCGGTGATCGCATCCCGCCCCGCGAGCACGCGGCTCTCCCGGCCCAGCACCACGTTGGTGCGGGCCGGGTTGATGTTCTGCACCACGCTGACCAGCTCGGGGATGCGGGTCATCAGCTCCCGGGCGATGTCCTTGCCGCGGGGCAGATGCGGGCCGTTGGTCACCAGCACCGCCATCGCCTCGCCGGTCCCCCGGCCCACCCGTGCGAGCACGTGGCGCAGGACGCCGGTGTGGCTGCGCTCATCGTAGATCGGCACGCCGAACCGCCCGGCCAGCTCCTTCACCTCGGCCATGATCCGGTTGGCCAGCGGGTGCTGGATGGCGCACCGCTCGATGTCCACGATGCGGTGGCTGCCCGGGGCGAAGAAACCGGCGATCACCCGGCCGGAGCGCCGTCCCACCGGGAACTGCGCCTTGTTGCGGTACCCCCAGGGATCCGCCATGCCCAGGGTCGGGTGCACCGTCACCCCACTCAGCCTCCCCAGCCGCTCCACGGCGTCGACCACCTGCTGCCGCTTCAGCCCGAGCTGCGCCTCGTAGGCGATGTGCTGCAGCTGGCACCCGCCGCACTTCCCCACCACCGGGCAGGGCGGAGCCACCCGGTCCGGCGACGGCTCCTCCACCCGCACCAGCGCCGCCCGGGCGTAGTTCCGCTTCACCTCCTGCACGCGCGCGGACAGGCGGTCGCCGGGGGCGCCGCCGGGGATAAATACGGTCAGTCCCTCATAGCGGGCCACGCCCTCGCCGCTGCTGCCGAGGCCGTGGACCGTCACCTCGATCTCCTGCCCCGGGCGAACCGGGGGCTTCTGCGTCTCCTGCATGCTCATAGGCAGAGTGTACCACAGAGCGCCCGCCCGCGCACAAGCCCAGGGCCCTTGGCCACCTTTGGACCCCACCTAGTTGCCGGTCCGGGACGCCTCCGCCTGGCGTGCCTTGTACGCCTGCAGCCACTGCAGGGTCTCCCGGAAGGCGGCCGCGGTGTCGGTAGGCACCAGCCCCAGCTCCCGGCGGGCTTTGTCGTCGCTCATGATCCAAGGGGCGGTCCAGTTGCGGATCTCGTGGGGATGGACCAGCGAGCGCCGCCGGAAGGTCAGGCGCGCGCCGATGGTGGCCAGGCGCGCCGCGCCCATCAGCACCGGCACCGGCATCGCCCAGCGGGGGCTGCGGCCGCCGCTCACCTGCGCCAGGAGGCCGAAAAGCTGCTCCTGGGTCAGGTTGGGCCCCACCAGGTGGTACACCTCGCCCGGCCGCCCCCGCTCCATCGCCGCGACCGTGCCGCGCACCACGTCCCGCACGAAGACCAGGTTGACCACCGCCTGCCCCGACCCCAGGTAGAAGGGCAACCGGCCGTTCTTCACCATCCAGATCAGCGTGTTCATGCCGTCGGGGTCGCCCGGACCGAAAACCGCGCTGGGCCGGACCACGACCACCTCCAGCCCCCGTTCCTGGTAAGAGAGCGCCAGCCGCTCCTGCTCCAGCTTGGTAATCCCGTAGGCATCGGGCAGGGGCGCAGCCTCGTCCTCCTCCGTGCGGGCGCGGTAGCGGCCGTTTTCGTCCTTCACCGCCGGCCCCCCGGCCGCGATGGAGGACATGTGCACCACCCGCTTCACGCCCGCGGCCGCGCAGGCGTCCAGCAACCGCCGCGTGCCCTCCACGTTGATGGCGCGCATCCGGCGAAGCGATCCCTGGAAGTTGATCCGCGAGGCCAGGTGGTAGACCCGGTCCACGCCCGCGGCCGCCCGCGCCAGGGAGGCCTCGTCCCCCAGGTCGCCCTCGGCCACCTCCAGCGCCGCGCAGAGCGGGCCGAAAACCGCTTCCGCCTTCTGCCGGGAACGAACGAGGATCCGCACCTGCCTCCCCTGCTCCACCAGATGAGGCACCAGCTGCGAGCCGATGAAGCCGGTGGCGCCGGTTACCAGGTCCACGGGCCACGCCTCCTTTCAATCTTTACCGAAAAGATTAGACGCCCCCGCCGCAGTTCCTACGGCGGGGGGCGTCCTTACTTCTGCGCCTGCTCTTCGAGCGCCTGGGTCACCAGCTTCAGGGCCATCTGCGGGTTGGCCCGCCCACGGGTCCGCTTCATGATCTGGCCGACGAACCACTGGGCGGCCGACTGCTTGCCGGCCTTCCAGTCCTCGAAGACCTTCGGGTTGGAGGCCACCACCTCCCGGGCGATGGCGAGCAGCTCGCCCTCATCGGCCACCTGGGTGAGCCCCTCTTCCTTGACGATGGTCTCGGCGTCCTTGCCCGTCTCCACCATCTTGTCGAAGACGGTCTTGGCGATCTTGCCGGTGATGGTTCCCTGCTCGATCAGCTTCAGCATGCCCACCAGCTGCTCGGGCGTGACGGGGATCTGTTCGGGGCCGAGCCCCTTCTCGTTCATCACCCGGTACAACTCGTTGATCTGCCAGTTGGCGACGGTCTTGGCCTGGCCGGCGCCGGCCAGCTCCACCGCGTGCAGGAACCACTGGGCGTACTCCCGCTCGGCGACGATGACGGAGGCGTCGTAAGCGGAGAGGCCGTACTCGGTCATCAGCCGCTGCATGAGGGCGTCGGGCAGCTCGGGCAGGCCGGCCCGGATGCGTTCGATCTCCTCGGCCGACACCTCCAGCGGCGGCAGGTCGGGCTCGGGGAAGTAGCGGTAGTCCTCGGCGTCCTCCTTGGAGCGCAGCAGCACCGAGATGCCCTGGGCGTCGCGCCAGGAACGGGTCTCCTGCTCGGGCTGGCCGCCCTCCTCCAGGATACGGATATGCCGCTTCTCCTCGTACTCGATGCCCCGCATGACGGCCGAGAAGGAGTTGACGTTCTTCAGCTCCGTCCGCACGCCGTACTCGCTGGACCCCGCCGGGCGCACCGACAGGTTCACGTCGCAGCGCATGGAGCCCTCTTCCATCTTCACGTCGCTGACGCCCGAGTACTTCAGGATCGTGCGCAGCTTCTGCAGGAACAGGCCGGCCTCCTCGGCCGAGCGCAGGTCCGGTTCGGTGACGATCTCGATGAGCGGCACGCCGGCGCGGTTGAAGTCGACCAGCGAGTAATCCGCCGCCGCGACGTCGTCGCCGGCATGGAGCAGCTTCCCCGCGTCGGTCTCCAGGTGGATCCGCTTGATGCGGATGCGGCGGGTGGTACCGTCCTTCTTCGTGATGTCCACGTAGCCGTCGTAGCACAGCGGCAGGTCGAATTGGCTGATCTGGTAGCCCGAGGGCAGATCGGCGTAGAAGTAGTTCTTCCGGTCGAACTTGGAGTGCCGCTGGATCTTGCAGTTCAGGGCCAGTCCCGCGCGGATGGTGTACTCCACGGCCTTGTAATTCAGGACCGGCAGCGCGCCGGGCAGGGCGAGGCACACCGGGCAGACGTTGGTGTTCGGCTCGGCCCCGAACTCGTTCTTGCAACCGCACCAGATCTTGGTCTCAGTGGACAGCTCCACGTGGACCTCGAGGCCGATAACGGTCTCCCACTTGGCGGTGGACACGGCTACCGACCTCCTTCCTCAGTCAGGGCCGGACGGGCCTCGTGATGCTTGGTCACCTTCTGGTACGCCCAGGCGATCTGCAGGATCTGGGTGTCGGCAAAGGGCTTGCCGATCAGCTGCATCCCGACCGGCAGGCCGTCCACGAACCCGCAGGGGACGGAGACGGCCGGCAGCCCCGCCAGGTTGACCGGAATGGTGCAGATATCGCCCAGGTACATGGAGACCGGGTCGTCGACCTTCTCCCCGATCTTCCAGGCGGTGAACGGCGTGGTGGGGGTCACCAGGGCGTCGTACCGCTCAAAGGCGCGCTCGAAGTCGCGCACGACCAGGGTGCGTACCTGCTGCGCCCGCCGGTAGTAGGCGTCGTAATGGCCTGCGGAGAGGACGTAGGTGCCCAGCATGATGCGGCGCTTCACTTCCGTGCCGAAGCCCTCGCCGCGGGTCTTGCTGTACATCTCGTGCAACCCGCCGGCCTGGGCGGCGCGGTAGCCGTACCGCACGCCGTCGAACCGGGCCAGGTTTGAAGAGGCCTCGGCGACCGCGATGACGTAGTACGCCGACAGCGCGTACTCGGTGGAGGGCAGCGAGCACTCCTCCACGGTCGCGCCGAGCTCCTCCAACTGGGCAATGGCCTCCTCGACCCGGGCCTTCACACCGGGGTCGATGCCGGGGCCGAGCAGCTCCTTCGGCACGCCGAGGCGCACGCCGCTGAGGGACGGTTCGCCGCCGAACTTCAGCGCCGGCGGGGTGCGCCCGGCGTTGGTCGCGTCGCGCCGGTCGGGTCCGGCGATCACCTCGAAGAGCCGGGCCACGTCCTCCACATCGCGGCCCATCGGACCCACCTGGTCCAGCGACGAGGCGAACGCGACCACGCCGTAGCGGCTGACGTACCCGTAGGTGGGCTTCAGCCCGACGATGCCGGTGAATGCGGCCGGCTGCCGGATGGAGCCGCCCGTGTCCGTGCCCAGGGCGAGAGGGGCCTCCCCGGCCGCGACCGCCGCGGCCGACCCGGAGGATGAGCCGCCGGGCACGCGCTCCAGGTCCCACGGGTTGCGGGTCACGCCGAACGCAGAGGATTCGCCCGAGGAGCCCATCGCGAACTCGTCCATGTTCGCCTTGCCGATGATC
The nucleotide sequence above comes from Symbiobacterium thermophilum IAM 14863. Encoded proteins:
- a CDS encoding SDR family oxidoreductase translates to MDLVTGATGFIGSQLVPHLVEQGRQVRILVRSRQKAEAVFGPLCAALEVAEGDLGDEASLARAAAGVDRVYHLASRINFQGSLRRMRAINVEGTRRLLDACAAAGVKRVVHMSSIAAGGPAVKDENGRYRARTEEDEAAPLPDAYGITKLEQERLALSYQERGLEVVVVRPSAVFGPGDPDGMNTLIWMVKNGRLPFYLGSGQAVVNLVFVRDVVRGTVAAMERGRPGEVYHLVGPNLTQEQLFGLLAQVSGGRSPRWAMPVPVLMGAARLATIGARLTFRRRSLVHPHEIRNWTAPWIMSDDKARRELGLVPTDTAAAFRETLQWLQAYKARQAEASRTGN
- the rlmD gene encoding 23S rRNA (uracil(1939)-C(5))-methyltransferase RlmD; protein product: MQETQKPPVRPGQEIEVTVHGLGSSGEGVARYEGLTVFIPGGAPGDRLSARVQEVKRNYARAALVRVEEPSPDRVAPPCPVVGKCGGCQLQHIAYEAQLGLKRQQVVDAVERLGRLSGVTVHPTLGMADPWGYRNKAQFPVGRRSGRVIAGFFAPGSHRIVDIERCAIQHPLANRIMAEVKELAGRFGVPIYDERSHTGVLRHVLARVGRGTGEAMAVLVTNGPHLPRGKDIARELMTRIPELVSVVQNINPARTNVVLGRESRVLAGRDAITDYIGDLQFSISPVSFFQVNPAQTEVLYDKALEYAGLTGSETVIDLYCGIGTISLFLARRCREVVGIEWVEEAVADARENAARNGIGNVRFIAGDAAVEMPRLAAEGVRADVIVLDPPRKGCDGPVLEAIAQVAPRRVVYVSCNPASLARDLGRLAEMGYRTVEVQPVDMFPHTAHVECVARVEREG
- the gatB gene encoding Asp-tRNA(Asn)/Glu-tRNA(Gln) amidotransferase subunit GatB codes for the protein MSTAKWETVIGLEVHVELSTETKIWCGCKNEFGAEPNTNVCPVCLALPGALPVLNYKAVEYTIRAGLALNCKIQRHSKFDRKNYFYADLPSGYQISQFDLPLCYDGYVDITKKDGTTRRIRIKRIHLETDAGKLLHAGDDVAAADYSLVDFNRAGVPLIEIVTEPDLRSAEEAGLFLQKLRTILKYSGVSDVKMEEGSMRCDVNLSVRPAGSSEYGVRTELKNVNSFSAVMRGIEYEEKRHIRILEEGGQPEQETRSWRDAQGISVLLRSKEDAEDYRYFPEPDLPPLEVSAEEIERIRAGLPELPDALMQRLMTEYGLSAYDASVIVAEREYAQWFLHAVELAGAGQAKTVANWQINELYRVMNEKGLGPEQIPVTPEQLVGMLKLIEQGTITGKIAKTVFDKMVETGKDAETIVKEEGLTQVADEGELLAIAREVVASNPKVFEDWKAGKQSAAQWFVGQIMKRTRGRANPQMALKLVTQALEEQAQK
- the gatA gene encoding Asp-tRNA(Asn)/Glu-tRNA(Gln) amidotransferase subunit GatA, whose amino-acid sequence is MLSAARLNRLFLAGELSAVEIAESALSRIAQVEPAVGAFITVAADHVIERAKKLDARRKAGDTELGPLAGVPIAVKDNICTSGMETTCASRILKGYVSPFDATVVERLRAAGAMIIGKANMDEFAMGSSGESSAFGVTRNPWDLERVPGGSSSGSAAAVAAGEAPLALGTDTGGSIRQPAAFTGIVGLKPTYGYVSRYGVVAFASSLDQVGPMGRDVEDVARLFEVIAGPDRRDATNAGRTPPALKFGGEPSLSGVRLGVPKELLGPGIDPGVKARVEEAIAQLEELGATVEECSLPSTEYALSAYYVIAVAEASSNLARFDGVRYGYRAAQAGGLHEMYSKTRGEGFGTEVKRRIMLGTYVLSAGHYDAYYRRAQQVRTLVVRDFERAFERYDALVTPTTPFTAWKIGEKVDDPVSMYLGDICTIPVNLAGLPAVSVPCGFVDGLPVGMQLIGKPFADTQILQIAWAYQKVTKHHEARPALTEEGGR